The Delphinus delphis chromosome 2, mDelDel1.2, whole genome shotgun sequence genome contains a region encoding:
- the LOC132419612 gene encoding LOW QUALITY PROTEIN: olfactory receptor 6E1-like (The sequence of the model RefSeq protein was modified relative to this genomic sequence to represent the inferred CDS: deleted 2 bases in 2 codons), whose protein sequence is MQHSPLFPINSKCPQIPRTSRLLVQHTSDWPSPAEVRGAMGNHTTVTEFVLLGLSDACELQMLIFLGLLLTCLLTLLGNLFVVLTLMDRHLHTPMYYFLRNFAILEIWFTLVIFPKMLSNILTRYRTIFLAGCFLQFFLYFFLGTTEFYRLAVMSFDRYVAICKPLRYVTITSKRVCVQLVLCSWMTGFLIIIVPSFIIFQQPFCGPNIINHFFCDNFPLLELICADTSLIELLGFILANFSLLGTLSMKATCYGHILHTILQNPSAKERQKALSTCFSHITVVSLFYGNCIFMYVQSGKGGQGEDRNNVVALLNTMVTPMFNPFIYTLRNKQVKQVFREQVNKLFLQRCTGPERRGGSYLLA, encoded by the exons ATGCAACACTCACCACTTTTTCCTATCAATTCCAAATGTCCTCAGATCCCCAGAACATCACGACTCCTGGTGCAGCACACCTCTGATTGGCCATCCCCAGCAGAGGTCAGAGGAGCCATGGGGAACCACACCACTGTCACCGAGTTTGTCCTGCTGGGGCTCTCAGATGCCTGTGAGCTGCAGATGCTCATCTTCCTGGGGCTCCTCCTGACCTGCCTCCTCACTCTACTGGGGAACCTCTTCGTGGTCCTCACCCTCATGGACAGGCACCTCCACACCCCCATGTACTACTTCCTCCGCAACTTTGCCATCCTGGAGATCTGGTTCACCCTGGTCATCTTCCCCAAAATGCTGTCCAACATCCTGACAAGATACAGGACCATCTTCCTGGCAGGTTGCTTTCTTCAGTTtttcctctatttcttcctgggaaCCACAGAATTCTACCGACTGGCAGTGATGTCCTTTGACAGGTATGTGGCCATATGTAAACCCTTGCGTTATGTCACCATC ACGAGCAAAAGGGTCTGTGTCCAGCTAGTTCTTTGTTCATGGATGACAGGATTCCTTATC ATCATCGTTCCAAGTTTCATCATATTTCAGCAGCCATTCTGTGGCcccaatatcattaatcatttctTCTGTGACAACTTTCCACTCCTGGAACTCATATGTGCGGACACAAGTCTGATTGagcttttgggttttattttggcCAACTTCAGCTTACTGGGCACTCTGTCCATGAAGGCCACCTGCTATGGCCACATCCTTCACACCATCCTGCAAAACCCCTCAGCCAAGGAGAGGCAGAAAGCCCTCTCAACCTGCTTCTCCCACATCACTGTTGTCTCTCTCTTCTATGGCAATTGCATCTTCATGTATGTCCAGTCAGGCAAGGGTGGCCAGGGTGAGGACAGGAACAATGTGGTGGCCTTGCTCAATACCATGGTGACCCCGATGTTCAACCCCTTCATCTACACCCTGAGGAACAAACAGGTGAAGCAGGTGTTTAGGGAGCAGGTGAACAAGCTCTTCTTACAAAGATGTACCGGAcctgagaggaggggaggaagttACCTCCTTGCCTGA